Part of the Salinigranum rubrum genome is shown below.
GACCCGCCCTTCGCCTCGATGGCTTTCTCCTCGCGGAGACGGTCGAGTACCTCCGACGCTCTGGCGACCACTGGCTGCGGGACACCGGCGAGGTCGGCGACGTGAATCCCGTACGAGCGGTCGGTCGCACCCTCCTCGACGGTTCGGAGGAACGTCACGTCGCCGTCGCGCTCCTCGGCGGCGACGTGGACGTTCGCCACCCGCGGGAGGTGCTCAGCTAGAGAAGTGAGTTCGTGGTAGTGGGTCGCGAACAGCGTTTTACACCTGATCTCGTTGTGGAGGTACTCGGTGGCGGCCCAGGCGATGGAGATACCGTCGTACGTCGCCGTCCCCCTCCCCACCTCGTCGAGGATGACGAGCGACTCGTCGGTCGCGGAGTGTAGGATGTTCGAGAGCTCCTGCATCTCCACCATGAACGTCGACCGGCCCTGCGCGAGTTCGTCGAGCGCGCCCACTCTGGTGAAGATGCCGTCGACGACGCCGACCCGTGCCGACCGGGCCGGAACGAAACTCCCGACCTGTGCGAGCAGCGTGATGAGCGCCGCCTGCCGCATGTACGTCGACTTGCCCGACATGTTCGGGCCGGTGACGATGAGGAAGTCCCGTTCCTCGTTCGCGTGCCCGCCCGCCCGCTCTCGGCTGGCGGCGACCCCTCCGCCCATGTAGAGGTCGTTCGGGACGAACTCCGTCGTCTGCTCGACGACCGGGTGTCGTCCCGCCTCGATTTCGATGGGCCCAGGCTCGGTGAGGGTCGGTCGCGTCCAGTCCTGTCCGGCGGCGTGAGTCGCCAGCGAGACGAGCGCGTCCACCTCCGCCAGCACGCGCCCGACGTCCTGCAGCAACTCGGCGCGCTCCCCGATGCGGGTTCGAAGCTCGCAGAACAGTTCGTACTCCAGGTCGGCGCGAGCCTCCTCGATTCGGAGGACCTCCCGCTCTCTCTCCTCTAGCTCGTCGGTGACGAACCGCTTCGAGTTCTTCAGCGTCTTGATCTCCCGGTAGTGCTCCGGCACCTGGTCGGCCACCGACTTCCCGACCTGGATGTAGTACCCGTCGGTGCGGTTCCGGTCGACGGTGACGTGACTGAGGCCGTGTTCGCGTTTCTCCCGGGCGGCGAGCGAGTCGAGCCACTCTCGGATCTCGGCGTGCCGCTCGATGAGTTCGTCCAGTTCGTCGTCGTACCCCTTCCGGAGGAGTTCACCCTGCGTCACCGTCTTCGGCGGGTCGTCGGCGAGCGCCGCGTCCAACTCGCCGTGGAGGTCGCGGGCGGCCTCGCGGTCGGGACGCCCGACGACCTCGGCGAGCGGGGAGTTCGCGAGCGCCGACTCCTCGATGGCCTCCGCGAGCGAGGGGAGCAACGCGAGCGTGTCGCGGATCGAGAGGAGGTCCGACGCGTCGGCTCGCCCGCCCGCGGCACGGGAGGCCAGCCGTTCGAGGTCGTAGGCGCCGTCGAGCGTGTCTCTGAGACGCTCGCGGGCCAGCGCGTGGGTGGCGAGCGCCTCGACGCAGTCCAGCCGTCGCTCGATTTCGTCTCTGTCCCGCCGCGGGCGCGTCACCCACTCTCGCAGGAGGCGACCCCCGGCGCTCGTCACGGTGTGGTCGATGGCGTCGACGAGCGACCCCGAGCGGTCGCCGTGCATCGTCTCCGTGAGTTCGAGGTTCCGCTGCGTCGTCGCGTCGAGCGTCAGGTGGTCGGTCGGTTCGTAGGTTCGAAGGCGCGTCATCGACGCCGTCACGCCCGCGTTCGTCTCGGTGACGTACGCGAGCACGGCCCCGGCGGCCCTCACGGTCACCCCCTCGCCGAGACCGACGCTCTCGGCGGCGTCGCCGAACTGTTCGCGGAGGGCGTGTCGCGCCCGCCCGGGGGCGAACGCCTCCGTCTCGAACGTGGTGAGCTTCACTCCCTGGTCGCGGACGCGCCGGAGGAACGCGTCGTCGCTTCTGACCTCGGGTCCGGGGAGGAGTTCGACGGGGTCGAAGCGGTACAGCTCCGACCCCGCCGCGTCGGCACCCTCGACGCTCGTCACGAGGAACTGGCCGGTCGTGACGTCCGCGAACGCCAGCCCGTAGCGGTCGCCCTCGCGGACGACGCTCGCGAGGTACTGGGCGTCCTCCCGAGAGGTTTCCAGCAGGGTCCCGGGCGTGACGACGCGCGTCACCTCGCGGGCGTGACCGCCGTCGGTCTCGTACTGCTCCGCGACGGCGACCCGGTACCCGCGCTCGACGAGCGCCTTCAGGTAGGGCGTGAGGTCGTCGAGCGGGACGCCGGCCATCGGATACGACGACCCGTGAGAGGACTTCTGTGAGACCTTCAGATCCAGTTCCCGACCCACGGTCTCGGCGTCGTCGGCGAAGAACTCGTAGAAGTCGCCGCACTGCATCGCCAACAGGTCCGCGTCCGTCTCCTCCTTCAGCGAGAGAAACTCGCCGACGATCCCTTGCGGCATTGTGGATACCTCCGGCGCTCGGCTGGTAAAACACTGTGGGTCGACCGCTGCTCTCGTCCACGGTCCGCGTCGGTGTGACCGCGGACGCGTTCAGCCGCGTCGGTACGTCCGGACGTAGTCGAGCGCCAGCGCCCGGAGGGTCGGCACGGCGAGGATGCCCGCGACGAACGTCACCACCCCGACGAGAACGACGCCGACGAGGCCCGGAACGTCGGAAACGGTGACGACCGACTGGACGCCGACGAGGACGCCGCCCATGACGGCGGAGACGGCAGTCACGCGCAGGACGTTCCCGACGGGGAGTCGGTAGGCAATCTCGGTCCGGAGGTACCACGCCCGCTGGACCATCCCGACGGTGAAGGCGAACGTCGTCGCCACCGCGGCCCCGATGAGACCGTAGCGAGGGATGAGTGCCACGTTGAGCACGATGTTGAGGACCGTCGAGACGACCGTCGCGCGGGCGACGAGGTCCGGGCGGTCGATGCCGAGGAGGACGCGCCCGACGACGGTCTGGACTGCCTCGGGGACCTTCCCCGCGATGAGAACGACCAGAACGAGGCTCGCCGCGGCGTACTCCGGACCGAACAGGAGACCGAGAATCTCCCTTGCGAAGACGAGCGTCCCGAACACGGCCGGGATGACGAGCGCGACCGACGGCAGGAGGGCGTTGCTGATGAGCCGACCGACGCGCTCGCGGTTCCCGCTGGTGCTGAACGCGCTCGCCTGTGGGAGGAGCGAGACGCCGAGCGCGTTCGGAAACAGGAGGGTGATGGCCGCGACCCGCCAGGCGACCTCGTAGGCGCCGACGTCGGC
Proteins encoded:
- a CDS encoding flippase; protein product: MSVTRSSSKLFVVNVANAGIGFLAVTVFARELGPAGIGAFFLFQALFRVLESGIDLGLNTAIEKRLSEGASRETILGSGIVLKFAGFLGVVALLLAFRGPVNSYVGEPVAGLLILTVGASQLATIATTTLRGELRVGETAVLFLANQVVYALLGAVFVLGFGMGPIGLIYGVIVGSVVSFLWGIAKLDTRPARPSMASVRSLLSYTKYNIIPALGVQVHSWTDVLIIGLILTQADVGAYEVAWRVAAITLLFPNALGVSLLPQASAFSTSGNRERVGRLISNALLPSVALVIPAVFGTLVFAREILGLLFGPEYAAASLVLVVLIAGKVPEAVQTVVGRVLLGIDRPDLVARATVVSTVLNIVLNVALIPRYGLIGAAVATTFAFTVGMVQRAWYLRTEIAYRLPVGNVLRVTAVSAVMGGVLVGVQSVVTVSDVPGLVGVVLVGVVTFVAGILAVPTLRALALDYVRTYRRG
- the mutS gene encoding DNA mismatch repair protein MutS; its protein translation is MPQGIVGEFLSLKEETDADLLAMQCGDFYEFFADDAETVGRELDLKVSQKSSHGSSYPMAGVPLDDLTPYLKALVERGYRVAVAEQYETDGGHAREVTRVVTPGTLLETSREDAQYLASVVREGDRYGLAFADVTTGQFLVTSVEGADAAGSELYRFDPVELLPGPEVRSDDAFLRRVRDQGVKLTTFETEAFAPGRARHALREQFGDAAESVGLGEGVTVRAAGAVLAYVTETNAGVTASMTRLRTYEPTDHLTLDATTQRNLELTETMHGDRSGSLVDAIDHTVTSAGGRLLREWVTRPRRDRDEIERRLDCVEALATHALARERLRDTLDGAYDLERLASRAAGGRADASDLLSIRDTLALLPSLAEAIEESALANSPLAEVVGRPDREAARDLHGELDAALADDPPKTVTQGELLRKGYDDELDELIERHAEIREWLDSLAAREKREHGLSHVTVDRNRTDGYYIQVGKSVADQVPEHYREIKTLKNSKRFVTDELEEREREVLRIEEARADLEYELFCELRTRIGERAELLQDVGRVLAEVDALVSLATHAAGQDWTRPTLTEPGPIEIEAGRHPVVEQTTEFVPNDLYMGGGVAASRERAGGHANEERDFLIVTGPNMSGKSTYMRQAALITLLAQVGSFVPARSARVGVVDGIFTRVGALDELAQGRSTFMVEMQELSNILHSATDESLVILDEVGRGTATYDGISIAWAATEYLHNEIRCKTLFATHYHELTSLAEHLPRVANVHVAAEERDGDVTFLRTVEEGATDRSYGIHVADLAGVPQPVVARASEVLDRLREEKAIEAKGGSSGAPVQAVFDLGSGQFAAEGGSGRTTETTEATATEEAASDGGGLDPELEAVLDELRGTDVNDTSPLELMGRVQEWQRRLDTE